A window of Cytophagia bacterium CHB2 genomic DNA:
CCCGTTTATTCCGAAGATGTGCAGCCGCAGTTAACCCAGGCGCAGGAACGCGAGGCATTGCTGCGCATGCGGCCCAAGCTGTTGCTGCCGCTGGCGCAGCATGGCCGCCTGGTCGGCATCCTTTCCGTTGGCCAGAAACTCTCGCGCCAGCCGTTTTCGTATGAAGACATGACGTTGCTGACGCTGCTTTCCAATCAAGCCACGATCGCCATCGAAAATACCAAGCTCTATCAGTCAAAACTGGAAAAACAGCGGATCGACGAAGAGTTGAACGTGGCGCGAGAGATTCAGCGCATGCTGTTGCCGCGCCTCATTCCCGCGGCGCCGCAATGCGAAATTTCCGCCATCAATCTGCCTTCGCTCGAGGTGGTCGGTGATTTGTATGATTTTGTGGAATTGCCGGGCGGCGACCTCGGCATTGCCATCGGCGATGTGGCCGGCAAGGGGGTGCCTGGCGCGATATTGATGTCGAGTTTGCTCGCGGTTTTTCGCGCCGTGGCCGCGCGCAACATCAAACCCAGTGCGGTGGTTCAGGAGTTGAACGCGCAAATCGCCCGCACCACCAATCCCGAAAAATATGCCACGTTTTGTTATGCGGTATTGTCGCCGGAAAAGCAACAGCTCACCTACACCAATGCCGGCCACAACTATCCCATTCTCTTGCGCAGCAACGGCGCGTTGATCGAATTGACGGAATCGAATTTGATTGTAGGCGTGTGTGAAGATATGGTTTATGGCGAGCATGCCGTTGCCGTCGCTTCCGGAGATACAATCGTGTTTTACACCGACGGCGTTACCGAGGCGCAGGATGAAAACCGGCGGGAGTTCGGCACCGAACGTTTGTTTGAAGTCATTGCCCGCTACCGCCACCTTTCCGCGGAAGGCCTGCGCAACCGCATTTATGAAGCCGTCTTGCAATTTATCGGCGACATGCCGCAGTCGGATGATTTGACGCTGGTGGTGGTGCGCATGAAATGACGCGCTTGTTTGTAGTGTCCCCTTCAGGAGCTGAACGTCGGGGGGAAATGACGAGCGGGCGCCTAATGAGTTTTGACATTCAAGTTCGGTAATGTTCAGCCACAGCTTGACCACAGTGAATGCTACGGCCAAGCCGTAGCAGAACAAATCGGGATTAACGATTTTGATTATCAACATTCATAAGGCGCGACTACGAACGTTTATAACGAACATCTATTTGTGAATTTTGTGTTAGAATTTGTTATCTTCCCGGCGCAAGTTTTCACCAACGGACGCTTTTGCTTTCGCCGTGGATGAACACGGATTTGCATTGATTTTTTATGCTTTAAGAGGTTTTTTCAAAATTGCCCTTTCATTGAGCCGCAAAATTATGTCACCACTTCGTGGTTTCATGAAGAAAAAACGCCAAATGACTATAATCATGCCATCCCTTCGGGATTATCCGAACCGAGAATCCCGAAGGGATGAAATGATTATAGAAAGATAGCCAAAAAGAACAGGGTAAAACCCTGTAAGGGTGACATATTTACTGCTCTGAAATCCGTGTTGATCAGTGTGAATCAGTGGCTAAAAGAGTTATTGCTGAAAAGTGCCCGATAGCAAACGTAGTTCTAAAACTCGAAAGCAATTCAAAATTTAAAACGCATGAACACCAATACCACCACCCGATTTGATTACGCTGCCAAGTTTGCCGGTTTTGCCGGTAAAACCCTTTTCGAACAATTGCCCTCACGCCAGCAGGAATTCCTGCAGCGGCTCGCGTTCGAGCAGCGCTTCACGTTTCAGGAATTCCGCCAGGTGGTGGAAGCTTGCCGCGACCTGAGCATGTGGGGCGAGGGTGATCTCGAAACCTGGTGGCAAAAACGTTCCGCTCGAACCGGCAACCGCAAGGGCCATCTCAAAAAGCAGATGTTAACGGAACTTCAGGCCGAGCTGGCGGCGCTGCGGCAGGCGCCCAAAACTTATCCGCTCATTCCGCTGACGCGGCCCAAGCAGCGCGAGAAGAGCCTGATTACGGTCAAAGACTCCGACAAAACCATTTTCGGCATGTGTCCGGTGGCTTCGGAGAAAACCGTGTGCTGCAACCTGCACACGATCGACGCCGTGGAGAACTGTGTTTTTGGCTGTTCCTATTGCTCGATTCAAACCTTCTACAGCGACGAGATTGTGTTCGACGAACACTTTGCACAAAAGCTCGCCGCACTTGAGCTGGAACCGGGCCGCTTCTATCACATTGGCACCGGACAATCTTCGGATTCGCTGGCGTGGGGCAATCGCCACGGCATTCTTGATGCCCTGTGCCGCTTTGCCGCGCATCATCCCGGCATTTTGTTGGAGCTTAAAACCAAGTCCGACAATGTTCGCTATTTTCTTGAGCATGAAGCTCCCACCAACCTCGTGATCAGTTGGTCGCTGAACACGCCCACCATCATTGCCAACGAGGAACATTTCACGGCAAGTTTGGAAAAACGGCTGGCAGCGGCGCGGCAGGTGGCAAACCGCGGCATGGGCGTGGCGTTTCATTTTCATCCGATGGTGTATTACGACCATTGGCAGGAGGATTACCCGGCGATCGCAACTGAGTTGTTGCAACGATTTGATCCGGCAGAAGTCCGCTTCATCTCCTTCGGCTCGGTGACGCTGATCAAGCCGGTGCTGCAGAAAATGCGTGCGCTCGGCCATGCCACCAAAATTTCGCAGATGGAAATGGTGCCGGATCCGCATGGCAAGCTTACGTATCCGGATGAAATCAAAGTGGCGATGTTCCAGCGGATGTACCAGGCCTTCGCACCCTGGCACAACGAGGTGTTTTTTTACTTGTGTATGGAAAAGGCGGG
This region includes:
- a CDS encoding DNA photolyase; amino-acid sequence: MNTNTTTRFDYAAKFAGFAGKTLFEQLPSRQQEFLQRLAFEQRFTFQEFRQVVEACRDLSMWGEGDLETWWQKRSARTGNRKGHLKKQMLTELQAELAALRQAPKTYPLIPLTRPKQREKSLITVKDSDKTIFGMCPVASEKTVCCNLHTIDAVENCVFGCSYCSIQTFYSDEIVFDEHFAQKLAALELEPGRFYHIGTGQSSDSLAWGNRHGILDALCRFAAHHPGILLELKTKSDNVRYFLEHEAPTNLVISWSLNTPTIIANEEHFTASLEKRLAAARQVANRGMGVAFHFHPMVYYDHWQEDYPAIATELLQRFDPAEVRFISFGSVTLIKPVLQKMRALGHATKISQMEMVPDPHGKLTYPDEIKVAMFQRMYQAFAPWHNEVFFYLCMEKAGIWEQSFGYVYPDNETFETEFGRRTMRR